A stretch of the Comamonas testosteroni TK102 genome encodes the following:
- a CDS encoding S26 family signal peptidase has protein sequence MTAVSTAGTAPRPRSRLRARIVLTGLSACGLAALAWASFVHPLPRLIYNPSDSVAVGWYRVDPQGHGTDSPPRPLSVGSIVLTTLPPDAAALAAQRGYLPARVPLLKRVGAVAPQEVCITGRIVRIDGVPSAAVLPADRWGRPLPSWQQCRRLEPGELFLLSVTNPASFDSRYFGPINAGAVIGIAHPVWLESRP, from the coding sequence ATGACCGCCGTTTCCACTGCCGGCACCGCGCCGCGTCCTCGCTCGCGCCTGCGCGCTCGTATCGTGCTGACGGGTCTGTCCGCCTGCGGCCTCGCTGCGCTGGCCTGGGCGTCCTTCGTGCATCCGCTGCCGCGCCTGATCTACAACCCATCCGACAGCGTGGCGGTCGGCTGGTATCGCGTCGATCCGCAAGGCCACGGCACCGACTCGCCGCCACGTCCCTTGTCCGTGGGCAGCATCGTCCTGACCACGCTGCCGCCAGACGCCGCCGCGCTGGCCGCGCAGCGCGGCTACCTGCCGGCGCGCGTGCCGCTGCTCAAGCGCGTGGGCGCCGTCGCGCCGCAGGAGGTGTGCATCACTGGCCGCATCGTCCGCATCGACGGCGTGCCTTCGGCCGCCGTGCTGCCTGCCGACCGCTGGGGCCGGCCGCTGCCATCCTGGCAGCAATGCCGTCGCCTTGAACCCGGCGAACTGTTCCTGCTCAGTGTGACCAACCCGGCGTCGTTCGATAGCAGGTACTTCGGGCCGATCAATGCGGGCGCCGTGATCGGCATCGCGCATCCGGTCTGGCTGGAATCTCGCCCATGA